From the Treponema sp. J25 genome, the window GATATCAGGAGATCCTTTCAAAAATTACTATTCCTGCCCACACAACAATCTATCTCATAGACAGGGATGGTATCTGTCTTTTTCAATTTCCGCGGGAACAGCAAGCAGAGGCGATAGGGCGTCCCATCGATCCTAAGGTGTGGAACCAACTCCAGTTTCCCCTCGAGCGGGGCACGTTCGAGATTATCACCGATTCTCTCCATCAAATGTGGTATGGCTACCAGAAACTATACGCCCCCGCCACCCAGCGGCCCTACATAACGGTGATGTACAGCTTTCCCATGAACTATGTAACGTCCGCCACCTTTGCGACCTTTATCCGGGAAACCCTGCTCATCCTGTTGATTATTCTCCTCAGTCTTGGGGGAGCCCAGGGATTATACGCCCTTCTCTTTGGGAAGAAGCTAAAATCAACCCTTGGGATGATCCGTTCTCTTGAACAGGGGGACTTTTCGGTCCCTATCCAGCCAGAACATCCCTTCACCGAATTCGGTCAGATTCAATACGCCCTGTACGAGATGGCACAGACCATCCAAAACCAAATCGAGGAGCTTCAGAAAAAAGAACAGCACCTTCACGCACTTATTCAAGAAAAATCTCTTTTGATGAGGGAGATGCACCATCGACTAAAAAACAACCTGCAGTTGATTCGGAGTCTCCTGATTCTTGAAGAAACTACGGATTGCGAAACCTTTCGGGAGAGCATGGTAAGCCGCCTTGATAGCATTGGAATGATTCACCAAATGCTGTACCAAAAGGAGGGCGAAAAGGAGATTGACCTCTATCGCTACATTCAGGAATTGATCAACCTGGTATCGGATCTTACTACCCCGGATCAACAACCAAAGATTATCCTCCAGGGAGAGTCCCTCATGGTTTCCCTCGATCAGGCGATTCCCCTGGGGCTCATTCTGAACGAACTTATAACAAATTCCTTAAAATACGGCAAAAAAGACCCTAAAGACCTGGAAATTCATCTTTCGATCGCCAAAACAGAAAATAATCTCCGCATAGAGTTTTCTGATAATGGTCCCGGATTTATCGAGCCCTCTGCGGAAACTCCTAAAAAAGGTTTTGGCCTTCAGCTTATAGAAACCCTGGCATCACAACTTAAAGGAACTCTTGCGTGGGAACATGAGAAAGGGACAAGGTGCATCCTCACGGTGCCCCTCTCCTCATAGACAGGCGAGCCTCATCGCTATATAACATATTCCATGAAAAAGCTCCTTTTCAAAAAGAAAAAAGACCAGGGGATCCCTTCCCAAGGGCTTTTGACTATTGAAGCTGTCCCCGATATTTCACCACAGGACAGGGGATCTACTTCTTCAACAAAAAAAATCCCCCCTCAGCCCCCTGCTACTCCCTGGAAACTTTTTCTCCTTTTTGCCCAGATTACCACCGTAACCCTCGGCGGGGGCTATGTTATTGTGCCTGTGATGGGGGGAGCTTTAGAAAAAAAAGGATGGATGGGTGAGGAACGATTTTATGACATCTTTGCTCGGGCCCAGCTATTCCCCGGGCCCTTTGCTCTTTCCACAGCCCTGTTGGTGGGCGCCGAGCTCTGTGGTTTTTGGGGGGCCTTTGCGGCCTTCTGGGCGGTGCTGCTCCCCCCCTTTGTGGTCATCGTGGGGGTAAGCAAACTCCTTTTAACCTACCAGGAGGTCCCCCAGGTTCAGGCCTTCCTCCAGGG encodes:
- a CDS encoding cache domain-containing protein, with the translated sequence MHLSIRASFRLIILVTIFPIFVILLINEVDRYTYLKENTLKEHEKILDVLSEVQKGLTVEIERTLATLSMVPAVKQMHSQDVLEIFTSILTKDPNIFNINITDPKGNVLISARLQAGTDLSMRPHIQETLQTKAFAIGPYVRSILDGSSIIGYAYPLLNNAGDIIGILAASLNLERYQEILSKITIPAHTTIYLIDRDGICLFQFPREQQAEAIGRPIDPKVWNQLQFPLERGTFEIITDSLHQMWYGYQKLYAPATQRPYITVMYSFPMNYVTSATFATFIRETLLILLIILLSLGGAQGLYALLFGKKLKSTLGMIRSLEQGDFSVPIQPEHPFTEFGQIQYALYEMAQTIQNQIEELQKKEQHLHALIQEKSLLMREMHHRLKNNLQLIRSLLILEETTDCETFRESMVSRLDSIGMIHQMLYQKEGEKEIDLYRYIQELINLVSDLTTPDQQPKIILQGESLMVSLDQAIPLGLILNELITNSLKYGKKDPKDLEIHLSIAKTENNLRIEFSDNGPGFIEPSAETPKKGFGLQLIETLASQLKGTLAWEHEKGTRCILTVPLSS
- a CDS encoding chromate transporter, which gives rise to MKKLLFKKKKDQGIPSQGLLTIEAVPDISPQDRGSTSSTKKIPPQPPATPWKLFLLFAQITTVTLGGGYVIVPVMGGALEKKGWMGEERFYDIFARAQLFPGPFALSTALLVGAELCGFWGAFAAFWAVLLPPFVVIVGVSKLLLTYQEVPQVQAFLQGAGAVVPGVIAAMIWKNLKRFPWRIHRLIALGSLTVLLILLPAYSIYLLLGALPLLYWWEGLWKSSK